GGCGAAACACGTTGTGCCCTAATGGTTGCGCTGCCGGTAACGGGGCCAGACCCGCAGCAGTGCAAATGCCGCTGAACGTGCGGATTGTGCTACGTTCGCCAGCCAGCAATGCAACACTACGTTCTCCCGCAGTTGTACTGCGGGGCTCCATATTGTTTTCAGGCCAACCCGCGGCAGTACAACTGCCGCTGAACAGAAAGGCAGTGTAACTGCCGCTGAACTTGTGGTAAGTTGACCCGCAGTTGTACGTAAGTTAACCCGCAGTTGTACGTAAGTTAACCCGCAGTTGTACGTAAGTTAACCCGCAGTTGTACTGCGGGTTTTCATAATGGCAACAAACTGACCGGCAGCACTGATTCCTCACCCAGCAAATAATCCCGCGCACTAGAGTATGGCCACTCTGTCGGGCTGGTTACCAGCCCTGCCTTCACCGGATTGTTGTGAATGTATTCCAACTTCTGCCTGGCAAAGCCGGGCGAGTAGATCGCTTCCGGGTGGGAGCCTTCTTGCCAAACCTGATACGTCGAGGTTTCTTGAGACCGTCCAGCCTGGCGCGCTCTTCGAAATGCCCTGAGGTAGTCTATTTCACCACGAGTCTCTGCTAAGCGGGAGATAGCCCGCGATGTGAAACGCTTGAAATCACGCAGGACATCGCCGATTCGTGCATTTGGGTGGGGCCATAAGATCGCATGAAGATGAGAGGGCATCAGCACGTAGGCATTCAACTCCGCGGGCTTATGTGAGGTCAAGTAGCGCAGGCTGTCGAGAATGGCGTTGCGGTACGGCTCGATCGGGAAAAGGGGTAGCCACTCTACGACAGTACAGGTGATGAAGAATGCGTAGTGATCTTTGGAATAGGCATTACGGCTGTGCAGCATGTGATCTCATGACAAATTTTTGCATTTTTACGTTTGACTAGCCGGTCTCTGCTATCTGCGCCAGACTCGCGGCAGTACAACTGCCGCTGAACAGAGAGACTCGTGGCAGTACAACTACCGCTAAACAGAGGCATCATGCCACATTGTACTACGTTCCCCTGCAGTTGTACTGCGGGGCTCCATATTGTTTTCAGGCCAACCCGCGGCAGTACAACTGCCGCTGAACAGAGCGCCAGTACAACTGCCGCTGAACAGAGGGCATCACGTCTCACGTATCACGTATCACCCCTCACCCCTCACCCCATTTTCCCGCACCACCTGCGCATACCACCACCCACTCTCTTTCACCGTGCGCTTCAGCGTCTCGTAGTCCACGTACACCAGCCCAAAGCGCATCCCATAGCCATGATTCCACTCGAAGTTGTCGAGCAGCGACCAAACGAAGTAGCCACGCACCGGTACTCCCTCGGCGATGGCGCGGTGGACCTGCACCAAGTGGTCACGCAGGTAGCGGATGCGCCGGGGATCGCGTATCCGACCATCGAAGTCCGGAGCATCAGGCACCGGGATCCCATTCTCGGTCACGAGGATGTTCGCTGGCCGATACTCAGTCCAGATACGAGTCAGCAGTTCGTACATCCCCGGCGGATAGATCTCCCACATCTGGGAATACTCATTGCCTTCTGGGTAGATCTGCGACGCCTGGACGATCGGGAATTTGGGGTCATATCGCATCACCGCTCGGGTGTAGTAATTGACCCCTAAGAAGTCAAGAGGGGTGGCAATGCGCTCCAAATCGCCCGACTGGATCGGGAACAGCGGGCCAAGCATTGCCTGCAGGTCTTCAGGATAGTGGCCTAAGAAGAGCGGGTCGAGGAACAGGCGGTTGACCACCCCGTCTACGCGTTGGGCAGCCAGCCGATCTTCCTCAGAGTCGGAGGCCGGGTGGACTGGGTTCAGGTTGAGGGTGATGCCGATTTTGGGCGGCCGGCGGACTGTCGCTCGCAACGCCTCCGCAGCGTACGCGTGGGAGAGCAACAAATGGTGCGCCACCTGGAAGGCAACGACGGGGTCTTGTAAGCCAGGAGCGTGCTCGCCAGTGAAGTGCCCGAGTATCGTGGTGACGAACGGCTCGTTGTGGGTAATCCAATATGTTACCCGGTCGCCCAGCCGCTCGGCAACGATGCGGGCGTACTCGGCGAAATGATGGGCCGTGTCGCGATTGGCCCATCCTCCCTGATCCTGGAGCGTCTGTGGTAGGTCCCAGTGATAAAGTGTGACGAAGGGCTCGATGCCCTTGGCCAGCAGGGCGTCCACCAGGCGGTCGTAGAAGTCCAAGCCAACCGAGTTGACGGCCCCAGTGCCTTGGGGGAGGATGCGTGGCCAGGCGATGGAGAAACGATAAGCATGTAGGCCCAGTTCGGCCATGATACCCACATCTTCGGCCCAGCGGTGATAGTGATCGGTGGCCACATCGCCGGTTTCGCCGTTTCGGACCCTCCCTGGCTGGCGGCAGAAGGTGTCCCAGATGGAGAGGCCCCTCCCATCCTCATTCCATGCGCCCTCGATCTGGTAGGCGGAAGTGGCAGTGCCCCAGATGAAATGCTCTGGGAAACGGAGGAATTCGCGGTCAGACATGTGTCCATTCTCCCCTGTGAGTGTTTTCGCAGCCCCGATATCGGGCTGAACTCAGTATAGCGTTAACCGGCGTGAAAGTCAATCACTTTGCTCAACGCACTGTTTGCCATCATTGGCTTCGTGTGATAGACTGCAGGGGCAACTCATTCCACCCAGGAGGCTGGACAATGATGAGCGGTGATCCTCGAGCAGTGGCTGAGATGCTCAACACCCTCTTGCAGCCCTGGCACGAGGCTGTGAGAGACCCGGCGAGTGCCCAGCAGGCAGTTCTGCAGCACTTGTTGGAAAACTATGCTCAGACGGAGTACGGCGCACAACACGGCGCGTCCCAGATCCAGACCGTCGAGGAGTATCGCCGTGCCTTTCCAGTGGTCACGTACGAGGATTACAAACCACTCATCCAGCGGGTGATGGCCGGCGAAGTGAAACTCCTCCTCACCGAGGAGCCAATAGGCTGGGCGATCACCCGGGGCACGACTACAGGCGAGTCCAAGTTCATCCCGATGACTCCCACTGACCTGCGCATGCGGGTCAGCGCCGGGCGAGCGATGATGAATTACGTGGCCAGCACCGGCCGGCTGGATCTCTTCCAGGGGGTCAACCTGAACCTGAATTTTCCTTCGGTGGTGGGAAAAGTGCGGGTGGGGGAGCGGGAAGTCGAGTACGGCTACAGTTCCGGCATCTACACCAAGCACGTATCGGCCTCCACCCCTATCCGCTCTGTGCCAGCGCAGGAGGAAATCGATGCCCTGGGTGGAGGCAAAACCAGGCGCGACTGGGAAGCGCGCTTCGAACTGGCCTACCAGAAATGCAAAGACGAGAACGTTACCTTGGTGGGCGGTGTCGCTCCGACCGCCATCTCCTTTGCCCGTTACCTGCGCCGTGCTCACGGCGTGTACCCCAAGGATCTCTGGCGCACCCAGATCATGACTCTGGGCAGTGTGCCGGGCATCAATACTCACTATCAGCCGGCCCTCCACGCCCTCTATGGGCCGGCCGCCATCCGCGAGATTTACGGCACCACCGAGGGCATGTTCGGCCAGCAACGCGACGAATGTCGGGCGTGGGTGCCCAACTACGACCTCTATTTCTTCGAGGTGCAGACCCGCTCCGGCGTCAAGATGTTGTACGAAATGCACCCCGGCGAACTGGGCAGCCTGATCGTCTCCACGCCCATCCTGGCCCGCTACAAAATCGGCGATCTGATCCTCGCCATCCGGCCGCCCTATTTCCGGTGCATCGGCCGCGAGCGGTGGTGGACTCCCCTGCGCTACGCCTGGGACGAACTGATGACCTTCAACTTGGGACGGTTATGAACGCGATACGCGAAGCGTGATGCACGAAGCATCTCATTACGCATCACGCATCACCTTTTCAGCCACGCCAGATGAAGCCGCGCAGCAGCATGGCCACGCCGATGACGATCAGCACCAACGGCCAAATCACGCTCCAGCCGCCTAGGCTCTGTAGTCCAATGGCTATTAGGATGACGGCGAAAATCAGGCTGCCCGTTATCCCCCGCCGGTAGGCTGGCATAAGCAAGCGGGCGATCGCCTCCAAAAACACGAACGCCCCGGCCCCGATGAAGATAAAAGACCAGGCGTGCAGGGGCTCGAAGCGGGCCAGGTAACCCAAGTTGTCCGCCAGGAAGACCAGCCCGGCCCAGATGAAGATGCAGGCCCAGGCGATGGCACTGAGCGGGTCACGGCGCCATTTCTCTTCCCAGGACTTCTCTTCCTTCTCGTCTCGCTTTTCTTCTTCCTTCTCGTCGCGCGGCTGGTCGGTCATGATGCCTCCTTGTGAATGATGTACCCATTTCCCATTATACCACATTTGCGGGAATCTGCCCTGCCTCTACATCGTGGCCCGTAGATCATGACCCATTGCCTCCGGGTTGTAGCGATCCAGGTGCCAGCGGATCGGGTTGTCCGAGATGTACTGACGAATAGCCTGCAGCACACGTTCAGTCCGGATGATGTGCTCGTAGTAATTGCGTTGCCAAACGGGGATGCCGGGGCTATTGCGCAGTCGGTTGATGCGGTAGGCCGAGAACGATTTGAAGGCCCGCACGATTTCGGGCAAATCATGACGACGTGGTGATTTTCCCGTTGTAGGGGCGGGTCTGAGACCCGCCCCTACATGACCCGCCCCTACATGACCCGCCCCTACATCCGTTAACACGATGATCCCATGCACATGGTTTGGCATGATTATCCAGGCATCCAATTCCACATGTGGGTAATGGTTGGGCAGATCATCCCATGTGTGCTGCACAATACGGCCATATTCTGACAACACCATTTCCCCATCTCGCACGTCCCCCAACAGGCAATCCCAGTGGTAGATGCAAATGGTTACAAAATACGCCCCTGCCAGGGTGTAATCATACCCCTTCAGGCGGATGGAACGGCGGTGGTGGCGGTTTGGGTTGTACTCTGGCATATCCTATCCCCGCAACTCCCCCGAACTCGCCCGTATCTCCCGCAACTCCTCCTCCGTCAGGCCCCATAACTCTGCCGCGGCCCGGTCCACCTCGTCCTCCACCTCCCGCAGGGCAGCGAGAGCCTCTTTGTCGCCAGCATAGGCGGCGGGGGCCAGTTCGTGCGCCCGCTGTGAGAGGGCCGCCAGCCGCTGGTGCACCAGATTGGCGGGGTCGTAGTGGGGGACGCGGATGTGATCAAGGATATTCGACTGGGCAAAACTTTTTCCACCAAGTTGAGTATGGGATACAACTGCTAAGTTAACGATACTGGAGTTCAAGCAAGCGCATAGGTAATGTGCTTCTTGCGCGTCCTGCAAGGCTACGAATGGATGCATTGCTTGATTTGTCATCACGGGTTTGCCGTTAACCATATCAACGACAGCAACTTTCATTTCGGTTGCACCGAAACCTAACCACACCACCTTCCACGGGGCGA
The sequence above is drawn from the Chloroflexota bacterium genome and encodes:
- a CDS encoding transposase, coding for MLHSRNAYSKDHYAFFITCTVVEWLPLFPIEPYRNAILDSLRYLTSHKPAELNAYVLMPSHLHAILWPHPNARIGDVLRDFKRFTSRAISRLAETRGEIDYLRAFRRARQAGRSQETSTYQVWQEGSHPEAIYSPGFARQKLEYIHNNPVKAGLVTSPTEWPYSSARDYLLGEESVLPVSLLPL
- a CDS encoding beta-glucosidase, which produces MSDREFLRFPEHFIWGTATSAYQIEGAWNEDGRGLSIWDTFCRQPGRVRNGETGDVATDHYHRWAEDVGIMAELGLHAYRFSIAWPRILPQGTGAVNSVGLDFYDRLVDALLAKGIEPFVTLYHWDLPQTLQDQGGWANRDTAHHFAEYARIVAERLGDRVTYWITHNEPFVTTILGHFTGEHAPGLQDPVVAFQVAHHLLLSHAYAAEALRATVRRPPKIGITLNLNPVHPASDSEEDRLAAQRVDGVVNRLFLDPLFLGHYPEDLQAMLGPLFPIQSGDLERIATPLDFLGVNYYTRAVMRYDPKFPIVQASQIYPEGNEYSQMWEIYPPGMYELLTRIWTEYRPANILVTENGIPVPDAPDFDGRIRDPRRIRYLRDHLVQVHRAIAEGVPVRGYFVWSLLDNFEWNHGYGMRFGLVYVDYETLKRTVKESGWWYAQVVRENGVRGEG
- a CDS encoding GH3 auxin-responsive promoter family protein; this translates as MMSGDPRAVAEMLNTLLQPWHEAVRDPASAQQAVLQHLLENYAQTEYGAQHGASQIQTVEEYRRAFPVVTYEDYKPLIQRVMAGEVKLLLTEEPIGWAITRGTTTGESKFIPMTPTDLRMRVSAGRAMMNYVASTGRLDLFQGVNLNLNFPSVVGKVRVGEREVEYGYSSGIYTKHVSASTPIRSVPAQEEIDALGGGKTRRDWEARFELAYQKCKDENVTLVGGVAPTAISFARYLRRAHGVYPKDLWRTQIMTLGSVPGINTHYQPALHALYGPAAIREIYGTTEGMFGQQRDECRAWVPNYDLYFFEVQTRSGVKMLYEMHPGELGSLIVSTPILARYKIGDLILAIRPPYFRCIGRERWWTPLRYAWDELMTFNLGRL
- a CDS encoding transposase; amino-acid sequence: MPEYNPNRHHRRSIRLKGYDYTLAGAYFVTICIYHWDCLLGDVRDGEMVLSEYGRIVQHTWDDLPNHYPHVELDAWIIMPNHVHGIIVLTDVGAGHVGAGHVGAGLRPAPTTGKSPRRHDLPEIVRAFKSFSAYRINRLRNSPGIPVWQRNYYEHIIRTERVLQAIRQYISDNPIRWHLDRYNPEAMGHDLRATM